One stretch of Girardinichthys multiradiatus isolate DD_20200921_A chromosome 2, DD_fGirMul_XY1, whole genome shotgun sequence DNA includes these proteins:
- the sf3b3 gene encoding splicing factor 3B subunit 3, producing MFLYNITLQRATGITHAIHGNFSGTKMQEIVVSRGKILELLRPDANTGKVHTLLTMEVFGIVRSLMAFRLTGGTKDYIVVGSDSGRIVILEYHPSKNQFEKVHQETFGKSGCRRIVPGQFLAVDPKGRAVMIGAIEKQKLVYILNRDAAARLTISSPLEAHKANTLVYHVVGVDVGFENPMFACLEMDYEEADNDPTGEAAANTQQTLTFYELDLGLNHVVRKYSEALEEHGNFLITVPGGSDGPSGVLICSENYITYKNFGDQPDIRCPIPRRRNDLDDPERGMIFVCSATHKTKSMFFFLAQTEQGDIFKVTLETDEEMVTEIRLKYFDTIPVATAMCVLKTGFLFVASEFGNHYLYQIAHLGDDDEEPEFSSAMPLEEGDTFFFQPRPLKNLVLVDEQENLSPIMSCQIADLANEDTPQLYVACGRGPKSTLRVLRHGLEVSEMAVSELPGNPNAVWTVRRHVEDEFDAYIIVSFVNATLVLSIGETVEEVTDSGFLGTTPTLSCSLLGEDALVQVYPDGIRHIRADKRVNEWKTPGKKTIVRCAVNQRQVVIALTGGELVYFEMDPSGQLNEYTERKEMSADVVCMSLANVPPGEQRSRFLAVGLVDNTVRIISLDPSDCLQPLSMQALPAQPESLCIVEMGGVEKQDEIGEKGTIGFLYLNIGLQNGVLLRTVLDPVTGDLSDTRTRYLGSRPVKLFRVRMQGQEAVLAMSSRSWLSYSYQSRFHLTPLSYETLEYASGFASEQCPEGIVAISTNTLRILALEKLGAVFNQVAFPLQYTPRKFVIHPETNNLVLIETDHNAYTETTKAQRKQQMAEEMVEAAGEDERELAAEMAAAFLNENLPEAIFGAPKAGAGQWASLVRLVNPIQGSTLDQVQLEQNEAAFSVAVCRFPNTGDDWYILVGVARDMILNPRSVGGGFIYTYRLTAGGEKLEFVHKTPVEDVPLAIAPFQGRILVGVGKLLRIYDLGKKKLLRKCENKHVPNIVTGIYTIGQRVIVSDVQESLFWVRYRRNENQLIIFADDTYPRWVTTACLLDYDTMASADKFGNISIVRLPPNTSDEVDEDPTGNKALWDRGLLNGASQKAEVIMNYHIGETVLSLQKTTLIPGGSESLVYTTLSGGIGILVPFTSHEDHDFFQHLEMHMRSEFPPLCGRDHLSFRSYYFPVKNVIDGDLCEQFNSMDPHKQKSVAEELDRTPPEVSKKLEDIRTRYAF from the exons ATGTTTCTCTACAACATCACCCTGCAACGGGCCACTGGCATCACCCATGCCATTCATGGAAACTTCTCAG GAACCAAGATGCAGGAGATTGTTGTTTCCAGAGGAAAAATCCTGGAGTTATTGCGCCCTGATGCCAACACAGGAAAGGTGCACACCCTCCTCACAATGGAAGTGTTTGGCATCGTCAGATCCCTGATGGCCTTCAGACTCACAGGAGGAACTAAAG ATTACATCGTTGTGGGAAGCGACAGCGGTCGCATCGTTATCCTGGAGTATCACCCATCGAAAAACCAGTTTGAGAAGGTCCACCAGGAAACGTTTGGAAAGAGCGGCTGCCGGCGCATCGTTCCAGGACAGTTCCTGGCTGTTGACCCAAAAGGAAGAGCTGTTATGATAG GAGCGATAGAGAAACAGAAGCTGGTTTACATCCTGAACAGAGACGCCGCTGCGAGACTCACCATCTCCTCTCCTCTGGAAGCTCATAAAGCCAACACGCTCGTTTATCACGTGGTCGGAGTCGATGTCGGCTTTGAGAATCCGATGTTTGCCTGCTTAGAGATGGACTACGAG GAAGCCGACAACGACCCAACAGGAGAAGCTGCTGCAAACACACAACAGACTCTGACTTTTTATGAGCTGGATCTGGGCCTGAACCACGTGGTCCGGAAGTACAGCGAGGCTTTGGAGGAGCATGGAAACTTCCTTATCACTG TTCCTGGTGGTTCAGACGGACCCAGTGGGGTTCTGATCTGCTCTGAAAACTACATCACCTACAAGAACTTTGGAGATCAGCCCGACATCCGTTGTCCCATCCCCCGCCGCAGG AATGACCTGGATGACCCGGAGCGCGGTATGATATTTGTCTGCTCAGCCACTCACAAGACCAAGTCCATGTTCTTTTTCCTGGCTCAGACCGAGCAGGGAGACATCTTTAAGGTCACGCTGGAAACGGATGAAGAAATG gtCACTGAAATACGGCTGAAGTACTTTGACACAATCCCCGTGGCAACAGCGATGTGTGTCCTGAAGACCGGCTTCCTGTTTGTGGCCTCAGAGTTTGGAAACCA TTATCTCTATCAAATCGCTCACCTGGGTGATGACGACGAGGAGCCGGAGTTCTCCTCAGCGATGCCGTTGGAAGAGGGAGACACCTTCTTCTTTCAGCCTCGGCCACTTAAAAACCTGGTGCTGGTGGATGAACAAGAGAACTTGTCCCCCATCATGTCCTGTCAG ATCGCCGATTTGGCCAATGAAGACACACCTCAGCTGTATGTAGCCTGCGGACGAGGCCCAAAGTCCACCCTCAGGGTCCTTCGGCACGGACTGGAG GTTTCAGAGATGGCTGTGTCTGAGCTGCCCGGTAACCCCAACGCCGTGTGGACCGTACGGCGACACGTAGAAG ATGAGTTCGACGCCTACATCATCGTGTCTTTCGTCAACGCTACTCTGGTTCTGTCCATCGGGGAGACTGTGGAGGAAGTGACAGATTCTGGATTTCTGGGAACGACGCCCACACTTTCCTGCTCTCTGCTAGGTGAAGACGCCCTCGTGCAG GTTTACCCAGACGGTATCCGTCACATCCGTGCAGATAAACGTGTGAACGAGTGGAAAACGCCCGGGAAGAAAACGATTGTCCGCTGCGCCGTGAACCAGCGGCAGGTTGTCATCGCCCTGACCGGAGGAGAGCTCGTCTACTTTGAGATGGACCCG TCGGGCCAGTTAAACGAGTATACGGAGCGAAAGGAGATGTCTGCTGACGTGGTTTGTATGAGTCTGGCCAACGTCCCGCCTGGTGAGCAACGTTCCCGCTTCCTGGCTGTCGGGCTGGTCGACAACACGGTCCGAATCATCTCCCTGGACCCCTCG GACTGTCTGCAGCCACTGAGTATGCAGGCCCTTCCTGCTCAGCCTGAAAGTCTGTGCATCGTGGAGATGGGAGGTGTTGAGAAACAGGATGAAATCGGAGAAAAAGGAACCATCGGCTTCCTCTACCTCAATATAGGCTTGCAG AATGGTGTGCTGCTGAGGACGGTTCTGGACCCGGTAACCGGTGACCTGTCGGACACCAGAACACGGTACCTGGGTTCCCGACCAGTCAAACTGTTCAGAGTCCGGATGCAGGGACAGGAGGCC GTGCTGGCGATGTCCAGCCGATCGTGGCTCAGCTACTCGTATCAGTCTCGCTTCCATCTGACTCCGCTCTCCTACGAAACGCTCGAGTACGCCTCCGGCTTCGCTTCAGAGCAATGCCCTGAAGGCATCGTGGCCATCTCCACCAACACACTTAG AATTTTGGCTTTGGAGAAACTGGGAGCCGTCTTCAACCAGGTGGCTTTTCCTCTGCAGTACACACCCAGGAAGTTTGTGATTCACCCAGAAACCAACAACCTGGTTCTGATCGAGACCGACCACAACGCCTACACCGAGACGACCAAAGCTCAGAGGAAGCAGCAGATGGCTGAG GAGATGGTGGAGGCGGCTGGTGAAGACGAGCGAGAGTTGGCTGCAGAGATGGCCGCAGCGTTCCTGAACGAAAATCTCCCAGAAGCCATTTTCGGTGCACCTAAAGCCGGAGCGGGGCAGTGGGCCTCACTGGTTCGACTGGTTAATCCCATCCAGGGTTCAACTCTGGATCAGGTGCAGCTGGAACAGAATGAAGCTGCTTTTAG TGTGGCTGTGTGCCGTTTTCCCAACACCGGAGATGATTGGTACATTCTGGTGGGAGTTGCCAGAGATATGATTCTCAACCCCAGATCTGTTGGCGGCGGCTTCATCTACACGTATCGGCTCACCGCTGGAGGGGAGAAACTGGAGTTTGTGCACAAG ACCCCAGTCGAGGACGTGCCGTTGGCCATTGCACCATTCCAGGGACGCATCCTGGTCGGGGTGGGAAAACTGCTGAGGATCTACGACCTGGGCAAAAAGAAGCTGCTGCGCAAGTGTGAGAACAAG CACGTTCCCAACATAGTGACAGGCATCTACACCATCGGCCAGCGCGTCATCGTGTCGGACGTTCAGGAGAGCCTGTTCTGGGTCCGGTACCGGCGAAACGAGAACCAGCTAATCATCTTCGCTGACGACACGTATCCCCGCTGGGTGACGACGGCCTGTCTGCTCGATTACGACACCATGGCTTCAGCAGACAAGTTTGGCAACATCAGCATC GTGCGTCTTCCTCCCAACACCAGTGATGAGGTGGATGAAGACCCCACAGGAAACAAGGCCCTGTGGGACAGAGGTCTCCTGAACGGAGCATCACAGAAG GCTGAGGTCATAATGAACTACCACATCGGTGAGACGGTGTTATCGCTCCAGAAAACCACGCTGATCCCCGGAGGTTCGGAATCTCTGGTGTACACCACACTGTCAGGAGGCATCGGCATTCTGGTCCCGTTCACTTCGCACGAG GATCACGACTTCTTCCAACACTTGGAGATGCACATGCGCTCCGAGTTTCCTCCGCTTTGTGGCAGAGATCACCTCAGCTTCAGATCGTACTACTTCCCAGTAaag AATGTGATTGATGGAGATCTCTGTGAGCAGTTCAACAGCATGGATCCACACAAGCAGAAAAGTGTAGCGGAGGAGTTGGACAGAACACCCCCAGAAGTCTCCAAGAAGCTGGAGGACATCCGCACCCGTTACGCTTTCTAA